A single region of the Anaerolineales bacterium genome encodes:
- the aroB gene encoding 3-dehydroquinate synthase — MIHPSTPLTLSVKTPEGAYPIHIGDGLLDAFPALLTAQGIGGAPILVTNTTLAPLYGEALAARLGCPLVALPDGEAFKTLDTVRTLYDAFLQAGVDRGGVVIALGGGVIGDMAGFAAATFLRGVTFVQAPTSLLAMVDASVGGKVGVDLPQGKNLVGAFKQPALVVIDLATLRTLPPEEWRCGVAETIKHGLIADPDLLYLERYMHSGDPAAAAAGFVPQSVGIKIAVVEADPYEHGQRAHLNLGHTFAHAVERVSGFAWRHGEAVGIGLIAAARLSAALNLCEPELPAHVESLVAGVGLPTHLSGMSAADIAAAMETDKKRQGADLRFVLLHAPAFPLVRGDIPTETVIAVLRTLGAN; from the coding sequence ATGATCCACCCTAGCACTCCCCTCACCCTCTCCGTCAAAACGCCGGAGGGGGCATACCCCATTCACATTGGCGACGGGCTGCTTGATGCCTTCCCTGCCCTGCTGACGGCGCAAGGCATTGGCGGAGCGCCGATCCTCGTCACGAACACGACCCTTGCCCCGCTCTATGGGGAGGCGCTTGCCGCCCGTTTGGGCTGCCCGCTGGTCGCCCTCCCCGATGGCGAAGCGTTCAAAACACTGGACACCGTGCGGACGCTCTATGATGCTTTCCTTCAGGCGGGGGTGGATCGGGGCGGCGTGGTGATCGCTCTCGGCGGCGGTGTGATTGGGGATATGGCGGGCTTTGCGGCGGCAACCTTTCTACGCGGGGTGACCTTTGTCCAAGCACCCACCAGCCTTTTAGCGATGGTTGATGCCAGCGTCGGCGGCAAGGTGGGCGTCGATCTGCCACAGGGAAAGAATCTTGTGGGGGCGTTCAAACAGCCCGCCCTCGTCGTCATTGATCTAGCGACGCTGCGCACGCTCCCGCCGGAAGAATGGCGCTGCGGGGTTGCTGAGACGATCAAGCACGGGTTGATTGCCGATCCCGATTTGCTGTATCTTGAGCGCTACATGCACAGCGGCGATCCGGCGGCGGCGGCGGCGGGATTTGTGCCGCAGTCCGTCGGAATCAAGATCGCCGTTGTCGAAGCCGACCCCTACGAACACGGGCAGCGCGCTCACCTGAATCTGGGGCATACCTTTGCCCACGCGGTGGAGCGCGTCAGCGGCTTTGCGTGGCGGCATGGCGAGGCGGTGGGCATTGGGCTGATCGCCGCCGCGCGGCTTTCGGCGGCGCTGAACCTCTGCGAGCCGGAACTGCCCGCCCACGTGGAATCCCTCGTGGCGGGGGTGGGCTTGCCCACACACCTTTCGGGGATGTCTGCCGCCGACATTGCCGCCGCGATGGAGACGGACAAAAAACGACAGGGCGCTGATCTGCGTTTTGTGCTGCTCCATGCGCCGGCATTCCCGCTGGTGCGGGGGGATATCCCTACCGAAACCGTGATCGCCGTACTGCGCACCTTAGGAGCGAACTAA
- a CDS encoding 5'-nucleotidase C-terminal domain-containing protein, translating to MRSFTNHLISMRGLLLGCLITALLWGGFALPTKAQDTTYTLTIMHTNDTRARHLPESSGDGGAAREATVIKQIRAKAKNSILLDAGGRFTGTLFHKIYKGADNVQIMNLLGYQAMTLSNTEFDDGDQTLLRFIEGLNFPVVSSNIDASRSILGNKILPSVIIEVNGEKIGILGLTPADTPRLSSPGQAIAFNGGYANAIQRQVILLGNEGVNKIILLSQIGYQADQALAAEISGVDVIIGGNSWSLLSNRYRVDNPAYVYPTVAQSKDGEPVLIVQAGGGNLLFMGRLDVTFNAEGVAETWAGDTIFLSQYIAPDPAVSAVVSGFQVKVDELLTTPIRTLKNEPANATGEFPFDRRNAALDCRGEECALGNLITDAMRFESGAQIAIMNGGAIRAGLPAGTITNGEILEILPFENLLSTFKLRGSDVVLALENSVSRVDADSGTGRFLQVSGLRYSYLLSAPVGERIVSVEIASEDGKSFTPIVPDTIYTVATIDFLRRGGDGYNVLAEKAIDSYDFGRFISEVVINYIEFNSPVTPAVEGRILIVESGDAPAAPTPTTAP from the coding sequence ATGCGTTCATTTACCAACCATCTCATCTCCATGCGGGGTCTGCTCTTGGGGTGTCTGATCACCGCCCTTTTGTGGGGTGGTTTCGCCCTGCCAACAAAAGCACAAGACACCACGTATACGCTGACGATCATGCACACGAACGACACCCGCGCCCGCCACCTGCCCGAAAGCAGCGGTGATGGCGGCGCCGCCCGTGAGGCAACCGTGATCAAGCAGATTCGGGCAAAGGCGAAAAATTCGATCCTGCTTGATGCGGGCGGGCGCTTCACCGGAACGCTGTTTCATAAAATCTATAAGGGCGCCGATAACGTCCAGATCATGAATCTGCTCGGTTATCAGGCAATGACGCTCAGCAATACCGAATTTGACGACGGCGACCAAACGCTGCTGCGCTTTATTGAGGGGCTTAATTTCCCCGTCGTGTCCTCAAACATTGACGCCAGCCGCTCCATTTTGGGCAACAAAATCCTCCCCTCGGTGATCATCGAAGTCAACGGCGAGAAGATCGGTATCCTCGGCTTGACGCCTGCCGACACCCCTCGGCTATCCTCGCCCGGTCAGGCAATCGCCTTCAACGGCGGCTATGCCAACGCCATTCAACGGCAAGTCATCCTGCTTGGCAACGAGGGCGTCAACAAAATCATCCTCCTCTCGCAGATTGGCTATCAGGCAGATCAGGCGTTGGCGGCGGAAATTTCCGGCGTCGATGTGATCATCGGCGGGAACAGTTGGAGCCTTCTGAGCAACCGCTACCGCGTTGATAACCCCGCCTATGTTTACCCCACCGTCGCCCAGAGCAAAGACGGCGAACCCGTCTTAATCGTCCAAGCGGGCGGCGGGAATTTGCTCTTTATGGGGCGGCTGGATGTCACTTTCAACGCCGAGGGCGTTGCCGAGACATGGGCGGGCGATACGATCTTCCTCTCCCAATACATCGCCCCCGATCCGGCGGTGTCAGCCGTCGTCAGCGGTTTTCAGGTGAAGGTGGACGAACTGCTGACGACGCCCATCCGCACGCTCAAAAATGAACCCGCCAACGCAACGGGCGAGTTTCCCTTTGATCGCCGCAATGCTGCCCTTGATTGTCGCGGCGAAGAATGTGCCCTTGGCAACTTGATTACCGATGCTATGCGCTTTGAATCGGGGGCGCAGATCGCCATTATGAACGGCGGCGCCATTCGCGCCGGACTGCCCGCAGGGACGATTACGAACGGTGAAATCCTCGAAATTTTGCCCTTCGAGAATCTACTCTCTACCTTCAAACTGCGCGGCTCGGATGTCGTTTTGGCGCTAGAAAACAGCGTGTCTCGCGTCGATGCTGACAGCGGCACAGGACGCTTTTTACAAGTCTCCGGGCTGCGCTACAGCTATCTGCTAAGCGCCCCCGTCGGGGAGCGCATCGTCAGTGTGGAGATCGCCAGCGAGGATGGAAAGTCGTTCACGCCCATCGTCCCCGATACGATCTACACGGTTGCCACCATCGATTTCCTGCGGCGCGGCGGCGATGGCTATAATGTTCTCGCGGAGAAGGCAATTGACTCTTACGATTTTGGGCGGTTCATCTCCGAAGTCGTGATCAATTACATCGAATTCAACAGCCCTGTCACACCGGCAGTTGAGGGGCGCATTCTGATCGTGGAGAGTGGGGACGCGCCCGCCGCGCCAACGCCCACCACCGCCCCGTAG